The following coding sequences lie in one Paracidovorax avenae genomic window:
- a CDS encoding HpaF protein, with the protein MHAERGRVGAGLQPPAQALSQRKPAAAPAPEGAPHGERLRKSAADLQAVDPESAKAFQRWARGLQDQATVLEQPLTQADLELVDAVVAEALRSTAFRQTFTDFLVEHAPVDLHLDGSPRDEGFQRIAGDACTAYARMLEHRIMGSLGQDEALHLLLDALRDPRLGLSRHTLLHETPPTGGPERIWPPLRAYVVLHDPAGSVAQEEAADLAIDAFEQARQGGIEDAEAVARTKAAQAHANGVAEQRARALLEDWGFGRPAPAAGGARNPLRVSAGT; encoded by the coding sequence ATGCACGCCGAACGCGGGAGGGTGGGCGCGGGCCTGCAGCCACCCGCCCAGGCTCTGTCGCAGCGCAAACCCGCAGCAGCGCCAGCCCCGGAGGGCGCGCCCCATGGCGAACGCCTGCGGAAATCGGCCGCCGATCTGCAGGCCGTGGACCCGGAATCGGCCAAGGCCTTCCAGCGGTGGGCCCGCGGCCTGCAGGACCAGGCCACGGTACTCGAACAGCCGTTGACGCAGGCAGACCTGGAACTGGTCGATGCCGTGGTGGCCGAGGCCCTGCGGTCCACCGCCTTCCGGCAGACCTTCACCGACTTCCTGGTGGAGCACGCCCCCGTCGATCTCCACCTGGACGGATCACCGCGCGACGAAGGTTTCCAGCGCATCGCAGGCGATGCCTGCACCGCCTATGCGCGCATGCTGGAACACCGGATCATGGGCAGCCTGGGCCAGGACGAGGCACTGCACTTGCTGCTGGACGCCTTGCGCGATCCCCGCCTGGGCCTGTCCCGGCACACCTTGCTGCACGAGACGCCTCCCACTGGAGGCCCCGAGCGGATATGGCCGCCACTGCGGGCCTATGTGGTCCTGCACGACCCGGCAGGTTCCGTAGCCCAGGAAGAGGCCGCCGACCTGGCAATCGATGCTTTCGAGCAGGCCCGGCAGGGCGGCATCGAGGACGCCGAGGCCGTCGCGCGGACAAAGGCAGCGCAAGCGCACGCGAACGGCGTGGCCGAACAGCGCGCCCGCGCACTGCTGGAGGACTGGGGTTTCGGCCGCCCCGCCCCTGCGGCGGGCGGGGCGCGCAACCCTCTCAGGGTGTCGGCCGGAACGTGA
- a CDS encoding Hsp70 family protein — MIIGIDLGTTNSLVAAWKDGRSVLIPNALGEMLTPSCVSLDEDGTVLVGRAARERLQTHPDRTAANFKRYMGSDKTMVLAGRAFRPEELSSLVLRALKADAEAFLGEPVEEAVVTVPAYFSDAQRKATRAAGALAGLRVDRLLNEPTAAALAYGLHQQDSETRFLVFDLGGGTFDVSILEMFDGVMEVRASAGDNFLGGEDFLQALVNLFFERLKLSDSLRRDSHFMQRLLAAAERAKRALSEQTRAVLSVEHKGKPLSLDVDEALFESACATLLKRLRLPVERALRDANLRTVMLDNIVLAGGATRMPMVRRLATTMFGRFPAIDFNPDEVVAMGAAIQAGLKAKDAALSEVVMTDVSPYSLGVAVNKRMPDGSSSPGHFDPVIERNTIVPVSRMKTYAPTRDDQVFVDLEIYQGESRLVQDNIHLGNLRIELPGTSREESSLEVRFSYDVNGLLQVEAKVPSTQKTFSVVIEGNPGLLTEAEIAERLEAMGTLKIHPRDALENRTAMAHAERIYQQLRGGAREWLAEQILRFEGALATQDGRVVAKARKLLEDQLAHLERTGAVLADDEP, encoded by the coding sequence ATGATCATCGGCATCGACCTGGGAACCACCAACAGCCTGGTGGCGGCATGGAAGGACGGACGATCCGTCCTGATCCCGAATGCGCTCGGCGAGATGCTGACGCCGTCCTGCGTCAGCCTGGACGAGGACGGCACGGTGCTGGTGGGGCGTGCGGCCCGCGAGCGGCTGCAGACCCACCCGGACCGGACGGCCGCGAACTTCAAGCGCTACATGGGCAGCGACAAGACCATGGTGCTGGCCGGGCGCGCGTTCCGGCCCGAGGAGCTCTCGTCGCTGGTGCTGCGTGCGCTGAAGGCCGATGCCGAGGCGTTCCTCGGCGAGCCGGTGGAGGAGGCGGTGGTCACGGTGCCCGCCTATTTCTCCGATGCGCAGCGCAAGGCCACGCGGGCCGCGGGCGCCCTGGCCGGGCTGCGGGTCGATCGGCTGCTCAACGAACCGACGGCGGCGGCGCTGGCCTACGGGCTGCACCAGCAGGACAGCGAGACCCGGTTCCTCGTCTTCGACCTGGGCGGCGGCACCTTCGATGTTTCCATCCTGGAGATGTTCGACGGCGTGATGGAGGTGCGGGCATCCGCCGGGGACAACTTCCTCGGCGGCGAGGATTTCCTGCAGGCCCTGGTGAACCTGTTCTTCGAGCGCCTCAAGCTCTCCGACTCCCTGCGCCGGGACAGCCACTTCATGCAGCGGCTCCTCGCGGCCGCCGAGCGCGCGAAGCGGGCGCTCAGCGAGCAGACACGGGCCGTGCTCTCGGTGGAGCACAAGGGAAAGCCTTTGTCCCTGGACGTGGACGAGGCCCTGTTCGAGAGCGCCTGCGCCACGCTGCTCAAGCGGCTGCGCCTGCCGGTGGAGCGGGCCCTGCGCGACGCGAACCTGCGCACCGTCATGCTGGACAACATCGTGCTGGCGGGCGGTGCCACGCGCATGCCGATGGTCCGGCGGCTCGCGACGACGATGTTCGGCCGCTTTCCCGCCATCGACTTCAACCCGGACGAGGTGGTCGCCATGGGGGCGGCCATCCAGGCCGGCCTCAAGGCGAAGGACGCGGCCCTCAGCGAAGTGGTGATGACCGATGTGTCGCCCTATTCCCTGGGGGTGGCCGTGAACAAGCGCATGCCCGACGGGAGCTCATCGCCAGGCCATTTCGATCCCGTCATCGAGCGCAACACGATCGTGCCGGTCAGCCGCATGAAGACCTACGCGCCGACCCGGGACGACCAGGTGTTCGTCGATCTGGAGATCTACCAGGGCGAATCGCGCCTGGTACAGGACAACATCCACCTGGGCAACCTGCGGATCGAACTGCCGGGCACGAGCCGGGAGGAGTCCTCCCTGGAGGTGCGCTTCAGCTATGACGTCAACGGGCTGCTGCAGGTGGAGGCGAAGGTGCCCAGCACCCAGAAGACCTTCAGCGTCGTCATCGAAGGCAACCCGGGCCTGCTGACCGAAGCCGAGATCGCCGAACGCCTCGAGGCGATGGGCACGCTGAAGATCCATCCGCGCGATGCGCTGGAGAACCGCACCGCGATGGCGCATGCGGAGCGCATCTACCAGCAGTTGCGGGGCGGCGCGCGGGAATGGCTGGCCGAGCAGATCCTGCGGTTCGAAGGGGCCCTGGCCACCCAGGACGGCCGCGTCGTCGCCAAGGCGCGCAAGCTGCTGGAGGACCAGCTGGCCCACCTGGAGCGCACGGGGGCCGTCCTGGCGGACGACGAACCGTGA
- a CDS encoding retroviral-like aspartic protease family protein, whose product MEHIVPFMPLFAGLLFLAGVVQWKRWGDRRRRERREIVSGFRGWLRVFLGFLILAAVANAGSLLRNLLDFETREPALAQTSGYVSYKAFCWLLLFATTVWQFWVAYRLLTRHEPQSVVHVKRWLIGAPVVCAIADVAAAWLFMGANSSEQAVGQLMGVLFYNVGWYWYFCVSERVQNTYCASPVRSSVEGTALHEPVLAWTPDPPLGTQMEPAVLSTEGQGGTAGASVWWYLDASGQRRGPVTLDELAALSGTDALGAESRAWREGLLAWKPVQEILNLPEGRLPAVQEGEPSFIRQARLREQPASGLSVAVAVTLAVLLVLCSLAVYDAGQFSLSYSLGRGVGALLVPGAAVVLYSLFSDTVNQRKKVRVFAAGCALMLLVSGTNVFMSHGYFDRLVRKDSMTAEEFMAQAAQCARQGDLRCQEASWREAVRLRPDDAVAMARLGIVLNRRGKHEEAIGHFKRSIELGTGAYDLFAYYADSHERLGHGQEAIEWSYKALSVAPDLVDVRARLAQLLTRAHKPYEALSLLQSYDSRRSVQGEAPYFTAQRIAIETVIGGLGPDQSGERSALRLPVYGGHFFAPVTLGQGKPLAFMIDTGASMTTVSEELLRASKAVYRVTDPQVRMRTADGRTMLARGILIDSMKVGPFELAGVPALTCPDCASLLGQASLTHFDMQSSRTQGVEFLLLAQRRS is encoded by the coding sequence GCGAGCGCCGTGAGATAGTGTCCGGGTTCCGCGGGTGGTTGCGAGTCTTTCTGGGATTCCTGATCCTGGCGGCGGTCGCAAATGCCGGATCACTGCTCCGCAACCTGCTGGATTTCGAGACCCGCGAGCCCGCCCTTGCGCAGACATCGGGGTATGTCTCCTACAAGGCGTTCTGCTGGTTATTGCTGTTCGCTACCACCGTTTGGCAGTTCTGGGTAGCCTACCGGCTGCTTACCCGCCACGAACCGCAGAGTGTGGTCCATGTCAAACGCTGGCTGATCGGCGCGCCTGTGGTGTGCGCCATCGCCGACGTGGCGGCAGCCTGGCTGTTCATGGGAGCGAATTCCTCGGAGCAGGCGGTGGGCCAGTTGATGGGTGTCCTGTTCTACAACGTCGGGTGGTATTGGTATTTCTGTGTGTCCGAGCGCGTGCAGAACACCTATTGCGCGAGCCCAGTACGTTCGTCCGTGGAGGGGACGGCGCTCCATGAGCCGGTGCTGGCCTGGACCCCGGACCCACCGTTGGGTACGCAGATGGAACCTGCCGTCCTGTCCACGGAGGGGCAGGGCGGGACTGCCGGGGCGAGCGTCTGGTGGTATCTCGACGCTTCGGGACAACGGAGGGGACCGGTGACACTGGACGAACTGGCTGCGCTGTCCGGGACGGATGCCCTCGGCGCGGAGTCCCGTGCCTGGCGGGAGGGCTTGCTGGCCTGGAAGCCGGTACAGGAAATACTGAATCTTCCGGAAGGGCGGTTGCCAGCGGTGCAGGAGGGCGAACCCTCGTTCATCCGGCAGGCACGGCTCCGAGAACAGCCCGCCAGCGGCCTGTCGGTGGCAGTTGCGGTCACGTTGGCGGTCTTGCTGGTGCTGTGCAGCCTGGCCGTCTACGATGCCGGCCAGTTTTCCCTGTCGTATTCGCTGGGCAGGGGTGTCGGCGCGCTGCTGGTTCCAGGCGCTGCCGTCGTCCTGTATTCACTGTTCAGCGACACGGTGAATCAGCGCAAGAAGGTCCGTGTCTTCGCTGCCGGGTGCGCGTTGATGCTGCTCGTTTCCGGAACCAATGTCTTCATGTCGCACGGGTATTTCGACCGGCTGGTGCGCAAGGACAGCATGACAGCCGAGGAGTTCATGGCCCAGGCTGCCCAGTGCGCCCGACAGGGCGATCTGCGGTGCCAGGAGGCGAGCTGGCGGGAGGCCGTCCGGCTGCGTCCTGACGACGCGGTGGCGATGGCGCGGCTGGGCATCGTGCTCAACCGGCGCGGCAAGCACGAGGAGGCCATCGGCCATTTCAAGCGGTCGATCGAGCTGGGCACCGGGGCCTACGACCTGTTCGCGTACTACGCGGACAGCCATGAGAGGCTGGGGCACGGGCAGGAAGCCATCGAGTGGTCCTACAAAGCGTTGTCGGTGGCGCCGGATCTCGTGGACGTGAGGGCGCGGCTTGCCCAACTGCTGACAAGGGCGCACAAGCCCTACGAGGCCCTGTCGCTGCTGCAGTCCTATGACAGCCGCCGCAGCGTCCAGGGTGAAGCTCCATATTTCACGGCCCAGAGAATCGCGATCGAAACGGTGATCGGCGGACTCGGGCCGGACCAGTCCGGCGAGCGCTCGGCGCTACGCCTCCCGGTGTATGGCGGCCACTTCTTCGCACCCGTCACACTCGGGCAGGGCAAGCCGCTGGCATTCATGATCGATACCGGAGCCAGCATGACCACCGTCAGCGAAGAGTTGCTGAGGGCTTCGAAGGCTGTCTATCGGGTGACCGATCCCCAGGTCAGGATGCGGACCGCGGACGGACGGACGATGCTGGCCAGGGGCATCCTCATCGACTCGATGAAAGTCGGACCATTCGAACTCGCGGGCGTGCCGGCGCTGACGTGCCCGGACTGCGCATCGTTGCTGGGCCAGGCCAGCCTCACCCATTTCGACATGCAATCGTCACGGACGCAGGGCGTGGAATTCCTGCTGCTGGCGCAGCGGCGGAGCTAA
- a CDS encoding TonB family protein: MSAGSRTPPPFLAHLGLDEAADDRAIRRAYARLLKQIDQEQDPEGFQSLRQAYEVSLQWFAHRQQEEAQAAPAEADAAGAGAAEGGASASAGDGSPDGRPLRTEPLPPAEPRAPAEPPPHAGPLPAGREPGGNTGDAAVLRQAAARAAETSAREVFEAMRAMLPQRRRGAHEKVRAWLQQALESEHLIDMDARFLFEGGVVSLLANGWQPGHEYLFGPAMECFGWRRDRGRLAAFGRAGAVIASAIDELDFYDAQPKKVRVGQRDLIRRLRDDRRPGTGFLLRHLPRVLHLRSLFPHWLHVITALGNVERWREWADAVPRWRRWLTYAPARVPAPAPAARPFSVPESSFRIGNGWIIFGVVILTALLRTCLQNDPPRPAPSPAAPVHGSLPPGTGVGGIYPGLSPREPAGPVPPSLSARATPVAPLQPVYPPEARRRGHEGRVVVSATIGSMGQARDVSIAQSSGHRELDESALAAVRNATFHPAKDSQGYAVDASYRIPFNFVLSDKPAAGPAEKPVTGLAVKPRDYAQRIRDAFQSQIILPQGLTGNPAAEVRLRLSAQGAIESYRLVQPSGSKDWDQAVLAAVARVKRVPADDNGQFPPEMVITFRPTP, from the coding sequence GTGAGCGCGGGCAGCAGAACGCCGCCGCCGTTCCTCGCCCACCTCGGCCTCGACGAGGCGGCGGACGACCGGGCGATCCGGCGGGCCTATGCGCGGCTGCTCAAGCAGATCGACCAGGAGCAGGATCCCGAGGGTTTCCAGTCACTGCGCCAGGCGTACGAGGTGTCCCTGCAATGGTTCGCCCACCGGCAGCAGGAAGAGGCGCAGGCGGCGCCGGCCGAGGCGGATGCAGCCGGGGCTGGCGCCGCGGAAGGTGGGGCTTCCGCCAGCGCGGGAGACGGCTCGCCGGATGGCCGACCGCTGCGCACCGAACCGCTGCCCCCCGCCGAACCGCGAGCGCCCGCTGAACCACCACCGCACGCCGGGCCCCTGCCGGCCGGGCGGGAGCCGGGCGGCAACACCGGCGATGCGGCCGTGCTGCGGCAGGCCGCTGCGCGGGCTGCGGAAACCTCGGCCCGCGAGGTGTTCGAGGCGATGCGCGCGATGCTGCCGCAGCGGCGGCGCGGGGCCCACGAGAAGGTGCGGGCCTGGCTGCAGCAGGCGCTCGAAAGCGAGCACCTGATCGACATGGATGCCCGCTTCCTGTTCGAGGGCGGCGTGGTGTCCCTGCTGGCGAATGGCTGGCAGCCGGGCCACGAGTACCTGTTCGGGCCCGCGATGGAGTGTTTCGGCTGGCGCCGCGATCGTGGCCGGCTGGCCGCGTTCGGGCGCGCGGGGGCGGTGATCGCGTCCGCCATCGACGAACTCGATTTCTACGATGCGCAGCCGAAAAAGGTGCGGGTCGGCCAGCGGGACCTCATCCGCCGCCTGCGGGACGACAGGCGCCCGGGCACGGGGTTCCTGCTGCGGCACCTGCCCCGGGTGCTGCACCTGCGCAGCCTGTTTCCGCACTGGTTGCACGTGATCACCGCGCTGGGCAACGTGGAGCGGTGGCGCGAATGGGCGGATGCCGTGCCGCGGTGGCGCCGCTGGCTGACCTATGCGCCGGCCAGGGTACCCGCGCCTGCGCCCGCAGCCAGGCCCTTTTCGGTGCCGGAGTCGTCTTTCCGCATCGGCAACGGGTGGATCATCTTCGGCGTGGTGATCCTCACGGCCCTGCTGCGGACGTGCCTGCAGAACGATCCGCCGCGACCGGCGCCTTCACCGGCTGCGCCCGTCCACGGCAGCCTTCCACCAGGGACCGGGGTGGGCGGCATCTACCCTGGCCTGTCGCCCCGCGAGCCGGCGGGGCCCGTGCCGCCGTCGCTCTCCGCGCGTGCCACCCCGGTCGCGCCCCTGCAGCCCGTCTATCCGCCCGAGGCCCGCCGCCGGGGGCACGAAGGGCGTGTCGTCGTCTCCGCCACCATCGGATCGATGGGGCAGGCGCGGGATGTCTCCATCGCCCAGAGTTCCGGCCACCGGGAACTGGACGAGTCGGCCCTGGCCGCCGTGCGCAATGCCACCTTCCACCCCGCCAAGGACAGCCAGGGGTACGCGGTGGACGCCAGCTACCGCATCCCGTTCAATTTCGTGCTGTCGGACAAGCCGGCCGCCGGTCCCGCGGAAAAGCCGGTCACCGGCCTCGCAGTCAAGCCGCGCGACTACGCCCAGCGGATCCGGGACGCCTTCCAGTCGCAGATCATCCTGCCGCAGGGCTTGACCGGCAATCCCGCCGCCGAAGTCCGGTTGCGGCTGAGCGCCCAGGGCGCCATCGAAAGCTACCGGCTGGTGCAGCCCAGCGGCAGCAAGGACTGGGACCAGGCCGTGCTGGCCGCGGTGGCGCGCGTCAAGCGGGTGCCCGCGGACGACAACGGGCAGTTCCCTCCGGAGATGGTGATCACGTTCCGGCCGACACCCTGA